AACAACCGGATTTTTAGGACGCAAAGACATCTTTTTTTTTGCACTTGTTTATATAATGTTTAAATAAATGTTTAATAATATGTTTAGGAGATCGTCCAGCCTTACTCTCCCATGGGTTACAAGGCCGTTATAAAAACAAAATGTCGGCTTATAAAAACAAAATGTCGGCTTATAAAAACAAAATGTCGGCTTATAAAAACAAAATGTCGGCTTATAAAAACAAGTATGTTGTTTTTATAAGCCGACATTGGTATTATAAAAACAATTTCCTTAGGAGCGTTTTTAAATGTCGAATGAAGTTGTTAAATATCATAATGATCTGAATACTGGTTCCTAATGCGGAATTGGACGAGTGAGGAAATGAAGCTTTTTCTTTGCTATCATTGCTAAATTACGTGATGTTAGCACACGAGAAATACAGTTTGACAAGCAGGGGCTTACTGAACTATCCAACTATTCTCTTACTCATAACAAACGGTTTGAGGAAACAATGGAAAATTTGGTTAAAAAAATTAGCCAAATTCATATATATTGAGCGTACTTCCAATTCCTTGGAGTTGATGAATCTGTTTAGTCGGTTTCGTGTGGACTGGAGTAACGATTTAAGTGATATGACTGCTACAGTGAAAGTGACAGAAGAGTTTGAGTATGTGGTAAACCGTTTGAATGTTGAGTTTACCTCTTATGAACTTGAAGAATTTACCTTGATCCGTTCTACATACGCCAAAAACCGTCTATCGTTTATTGAAACAATGGCGGACAATTGGTAAGAGAGAGTTTTCCCTCGATGAACTTAAACGTTTGTTAGATACACCTGACTATTACCTTCCTAGTCACATTGACAAAAACATATTAAAACCTGTAATGCGTGAGTTGCCACAGTTTTTCCCTGGTTTAAAAATAAAAAAAGTGAAAGACAATACTCGTGGAAATCCCGTCAAAAGTTACATTTTTACATGGAAATCCGAAAAATCCGAAAAATGGATTGACGGAAAATACGACAAGAAATCTATGAGTTCAGGCAAAGTTGTTCGTAAGGAAAAAATTACCTGAGTGGGCAAAAGAAGACTATATCCAACCTAAGGAAACCATGCTCTCCAAAGAAAAACAGGACGAATTGAACGAGCGGTTAGCCCGCATACGGTCTAATTAAAGAGTAAAAACGACACCTGATTACACTCATTATGCCATCGAAATCATGTATTGAGGGGCGATATATAAAAAAGAAAACCCTAATGGGGATAGGATTCGGGATACACGATTTTATGCAATTTCGTGTATTGAATAATCTGTTGTTAAATATGAAGTGCAGAAGGTTTTATTTTAATGTATTTGTGGTTTTATGGATGAATAAAAATTTATCTCAAGAATAATTACCTAGCTTTTTTAAAAAACTGTTCTAACTCTGCAAACACGCCGTTCTTGGAAATAAAAGAACTAAAAATTACAACAAATGAAAGAATTATAACTGGAGGAATAGTAGTCTCCCAAATCATATAAAGAGTTACTACAAGATAAATAAGTGTAAAGGCTATTCTTTTAACCCATTTCATCTTAACAGCTCCTTTCTGTGTATACTGAGTATAAATTTTTAAGCTACGTTTGTATATAATTTAAGCAATACTGTAATTATAACGTGTATTTAAACAACTCTTATTTGAAAAGGTTACGGATACACTATTTTATCTAATTTCATGTATTAGTTTATATTTTCAGGTAATAAATTAATATTATGAATATTGTAACATATATATTGAATAATGTTATTTATATGTTACAATATTTTTATAAGAGATGGTAAAGGAGGTCAATTGCAATCGTGGATAATAGAATAAAAATTGCACGTGTCCAAGTTAGTTTAACGCAGCAACAATTAGCTGAAAAAGTGGATGTCACTCGTCAAACCATTAGTTTAATTGAAAAAGGCAAATATAATCCCTCTCTAAAACTATGTCTTAATATATGCCACGCCGTTAATAAAACACTAGACGAACTATTCTGGAAGGAAAGGGACTGATACAAAATAAAAAAATTAAAGATGAACGTTTAATTTTAAAAAATCTTAAGAATATCAGGAGTGCATATATTATTCAAACATTGGGTATCTTTTGTATCTTAGGCTATGACTGGATTACTAGAGGATCAGAAGCAATGTTTGAAAGCCCGTTATGGTTTTGTTTTATCGTTTCAACTACTGCATTAACATTATTCTCTATGGATATTAGTGTAGCTCATGAATCTCCTAAGAAATCTCCAAAAAGAAGTCTCGGTATCTCTATCGTTATTATTGCACTTATTTCTATTGCAGTTGGAATTTTTGTGCCGTTTTCTAGTAAATCTGATTCAATAAACGGATTAATTGTAGGAGGAGTATTATTTATTGTTGTTTTTATACCATATATTTATCTTTATTACCTACGTACCAAACAGCAAGATTAAAGTATAATAACAAAAAAAGAACCTTGGTTTAACAAGGTTCTACATACATGACTTTATGTCATTTCATGTATTATTCTAAAAAATATTATTGAAATTTTAAAAATATAACGTTTGTAAACGTAGCTTTTAAAACCAATGACACCGATTCTATCGTCTTTTGATAAGGATGATAGAATCCCTCGCTTGTACAAAAGGAGTAAAAATGATTAACTTCGTTTAAAGGAGATAGTTAATGGAAATCAGTCATGAAATAAAAAAAAAGAAGAACAGAATTGAATATTACTCAGGAAGAACTTGCTGAACGATTAAATGTGACAAGGGCCGCTGTCTCAAATTGGGAAGTAGGAAGAAATTACCCTGACATTCAACTTTTGTTAAAAATTTCTGATGAGCTAAATATTTCTTGGATCAATTATTGAGAGGGGATAAAACAATGGTTCATCTATAGACAAAAAAATTAAAAAAGGTAATTTTATAGATAAGTATTATATTGTTTTCCTAACAATAGTTAGTATGACACTAGTGGGTTATTTTTCATTTGACAATTGGGTTTCAACTATTATCTTTGGAGTGATTAGTGGAGGAATCTTTGGATTAATTATTGATTCCATTGGGAAAAGCAAAACTATTAAATAATTGTCGATTTTAATTCTACCCAAAATAGACAGTTCACAGACATTGATTTGATTAATTTTCTACTGTTGATTGTGAGTGTCGATTAATTGGTTTAAGAAAAGTCCCCTGCCAAAAAAGGCAAAGGGGACTTTTTGTTTTTGCACGAAAAAAAAAAGACGGGAATGCCGTCGTTTTTCGTACCTGTTCTCTCCGTCCCTTTTTTCGCCTTTAGGCTGAAAAGGTTCGTCGTGAACAGAGGGTTTTAGCCTCGCAGAGCCTGACCAAAATTTTTTTGGTATAACAGGCTATACCAGCTGTTTACTGGCTCGTTCTTCATGTTATAGTGGGGGTACTTTATTGAGGAGGGATTTCATGGCTCACGTTCAAAAATTTACAAGAGGAAACCTCAACGGCTTATCCATTCACTTAGACCGTAAAACTGACAATCATTCTAACAAAGAGATTGATCCAGAAAAAACCTATCTGAATTATGACCTCTGTCAAAAAGAAGGCGACACTCTTTCTAGACTGAATGACCGATTAAAAGAGGTTTACTGCATGAAACGAGAAGACGTAAAAGTGGGTTGCAGTTGGATCGTCACTTTACCGTCAACGCTGAAAGAAAAAAATGAACAGGATCAACGGGAATTTTTTGAAAAAACCTATGCCTTTTTAACCGAACGTTACGGCGGAGAAAAAAATGTTTTATCTGCCCAAGTCCATAATGATGAAACCACTCCCCATTTGCATTTTGCTTTTATACCGGTCGTTGGACGACAAAAAAAACAACGTGAAAAAGTCTCCGCTAAAGAAGTGTTAAACCGAAATGATTTACAAAAATTTCATGGAGAATTAGATACGTTTCTGAAAAAAGAATTGCCAGAAATCTATCAAGAGGGCATTTTAAATGGCGAAACGTTTGATTTAGATTCAGTTAAAGACATTAAAAAATACGCCAAGCAAATTCAAGAGAAAAAAGAGGACTTGTCTAAAGAATTAGAACTTTTTAGTGAACCCAAAAAAGTGTTCGAACAAGTAAAAAAAACGTCAAAAAAAAGCTTGTTTGGCGATAAAGTAACGCTCCCTTACAGCGAGTTTGAAAAATTAAAGACGCTCTCTCTTTCTGGAATCAAATTAAAAATTGAGGACGATAAAAAAACAGTCGCAGCAAACAAAGAAATCAACGACTTAAACAAACGCGTTCAGCAAGCGGATCAACGAGCAGAACAATTTGAAGAAAAAGCCACAGACTACGAGAATAAACTTGATACAGTCAGCCTTGAACTAACCGACAGCAATCGTAAAAAAATCGTTTATAAAAGTCTGTTGAAAGATACGGGTAGGGAGTTAGATGTCAGTTCGTTAGAAATAAAAGGACGTTTAGTTATTGATAATGTCGAAAATGGACGCTTGCCAAAAAGTGAAGACAAAACAAAAAAATGGATTTCTGTGCTGGAACAAAACAAAGAAGCAGGAACCATCCCTTTAAATCGCTTAGAATCGATTTTAGACACGCTTAAAGCCCTTTTAGAGAAGTTACTGAATAGAGAGCTTAGCTTCTCCTTAGACAGCCTTAAATCAAGAAATACAGAGCTTAAAGCGAACCAAAAACCGAAACAATCAAACTCAGTGAAGAGAGGACGATAAAATAGCTATCTTTAAAAAGCAATTTAAGGTATGTCTAGTCGATCATATCTCTTAGCCATATAAATACACCATAATTCATTTAAAAGGCCTATAATCGTCTTAAAAGAGGGTTTAAATCGCTTCGAAAAGGTTTTTGGGTATGTAGGGCTTGCCCTGCACGAACGAAGTGAACTTTTTACAACGTTTGTGACTTCATTCAAACAAGAATGGATGTGCTTTTTAGCAAAATAGCTCCTAGGACTTTTTTTTCATTGCAAACGGAGCGGAGCGACTTCTTTTGATCTTTTAAAATGCTTTTTAGCTTGCGGAGCAAGGTTTCATTTTATCTTTTGATTTTTTTTTTAGAATAGAGAGGCTTGCAAAAGCAAGGCCTCCTTTTTTTATCTTTTAATCGAAAATAACAACCGGATTTTTAGGACGCAAAGACATCTTTTTTTTTGCACTTGTTTATATAATGTTTAAATAAATGTTTAATAATATGTTTAGGAGATCGTCCAGCCTTACTCTCCCATGGGTTACAAGGCCGTTATAAAAACAAAATGTCGGCTTATAAAAACAAAATGTCGGCTTATAAAAACAAAATGTCGGCTTATAAAAACAAAATGTCGGCTTATAAAAACAAGTAGTTGTTTTTATAAGCCGACATTGGTATTATAAAAACAATTTCCTTAGGAGGTTTTTAAATGTCGAATGAAGTTGTTAAATATCATAATGATCTGAATACGGTTCCTATGCGGAATTGGACGAGTGAGGAAATGAACTTTTTCTTTGCTATCATTGCTAAATTACGTGATGTTAGCACACGAGAAATACAGTTTGACAAGCAGGGGCTTACTGAACTATCCAACTATTCTCTTACTCATAACAAACGGTTTGAGGAAACAATGGAAAATTTGGTTAAAAAAATTAGCCAAATTCACTATATTGAGCGTACTTCCAATTCCTTGGAGTTGATGAATCTGTTTAGTCGGTTTCGTGTGGACTGGAGTAACGATTTAAGTGATATGACTGCTACAGTGAAAGTGACAGAAGAGTTTGAGTATGTGGTAAACCGTTTGAATGTTGAGTTTACCTCTTATGAACTTGAAGAATTTACCTTGATCCGTTCTACATACGCCAAAACCGTCTATCGTTATTGAAACAATGGCGGACAATTGGTAAGAGAAGAGTTTTCCCTCGATGAACTTAAACGTTTGTTAGATACACCTGACTATTACCTTCCTAGTCACATTGACAAAAACATATTAAAACCTGTAATGCGTGAGTTGCCACAGTTTTTCCCTGGTTTAAAAATAAAAAAAGTGAAAGACAATACTCGTGGAAATCCCGTCAAAAGTTACATTTTTACATGGAAATCCGAAAAATCCGAAAAATGGATTGACGGAAAATACGACAAGAAATCTATGAGTTCAGGCAAAGTTGTTCGTAAGGAAAAATTACCTGAGTGGGCAAAAGAAGACTATATCCAACCTAAGGAAACCATGCTCTCCAAAGAAAAACAGGACGAATTGAACGAGCGGTTAGCCCGCATACGGTCTAATTAAAGAGTAAAAACGACACCTGATTACACTCATTATGCCACGAAATCATGTATTGAGGGGCGATATAAAAAAAGAACCCTATGGGGATAGGATTCGGGATACACGATTTTATGCAATTTCGTGTATTGAATAATCTGTTGTTAAATAGAAGTGCAGAAGGTTTTATTTTAATGTATTTGTGGTTTTATGGATGAATAAAAATTTATCTCAAGAATAATTACCTAGCTTTTTTAAAAAACTGTTCTAACTCTGCAAACACGCCGTTCTTGGAAATAAAAGAACTAAAAATTACAACAAATGAAAGAATTATAACTGGAGGAATAGTAGTCTCCCAAATCATATAAAGAGTTACTACAAGATAAATAAGTGTAAAGGCTATTCTTTTAACCCATTTCATCTTAACAGCTCCTTTCTGTGTATACTGAGTATAAATTTTTAAGCTACGTTTGTATATAATTTAAGCAATACTGTAATTATAACGTGTATTTAAACAACTCTTATTTGAAAAGGTTACGGATACACTATTTTATCTAATTTCATGTATTAGTTTATATTTTCAGGTAATAAATTAATATTATGAATATTGTAACATATATATTGAATAATGTTATTTATATGTTACAATATTTTTATAAGAGATGGTAAAGGAGGTCAATTGCAATCGTGGATAATAGAATAAAAATTGCACGTGTCCAAGTTAGTTTAACGCAGCAACAATTAGCTGAAAAAGTGGATGTCACTCGTCAAACCATTAGTTTAATTGAAAAAGGCAAATATAATCCCTCTCTAAAACTATGTCTTAATATATGCCACGCCGTTAATAAAACACTAGACGAACTATTCTGGAAGGAAAGGGACTGATACAAAATGAAAAAAATTAAAGATGAACGTTTAATTTTAAAAAATCTTAAGAATATCAGGAGTGCATATATTATTCAAACATTGGTATCTTTTGTATCTTAGGCTATGACTGGATTACTAGAGGATCAGAAGCAATGTTTGAAAGCCGTTATGGTTTGTTTTTATCGTTTCAACTACTGCATTAACATTATTCTCTATGGATATTAGTGTAGCTCATGAATCTCCTAAAGAAATCTCCAAAAAGAAGTCTCGGTATCTCTATCGTTATTATTGCACTTATTCTATTGCAGTTGGAATTTTTGTGCCGTTTTCTAGTAAATCTGATTCAATAAACGGATTAATTGTAGGAGGAGTATTATTTATTGTTGTTTTTATACCATATATTTATCTTTATTACCCTACGTACCAAACAGCAAGATTAAAGTATAATAACAAAAAAAGAACCTTGGTTAACAAGGTTCTACATACATGACTTTATGTCATTTCATGTATTATTCTAAAAAATATTTATTGAAATTTTAAAATATAACGTTTGTAAACGTAGCTTTTAAAACAATGACACCGATTCTATCGTCCTTTTGATAAGGATGATAGAATCCCCTCGCTTGTACAAAAGGAGTAAAAATGATTAACTTCGTTTAAAGAGATAGTTAATGGAAATCAGTCATGAAATAAAAAAAAGAAGAACAGAATTGAATATTACTCAGGAAGAACTTGCTGAACGATTAAATGTGACAAGGGCCGCTGTCTCAAATTGGGAAGTAGGAAGAAATTACCCTGACATTCAACTTTTGTTAAAAATTTCTGATGAGCTAAATATTTCTTTGGATCAATTATTGAGAGGGGATAAAACAATGGTTTCATCTATAGACAAAAAAAATTAAAAAAGTAATTTTATAGATAAGTATTATATTGTTTTCCTAACAATAGTTAGTATGACACTAGTGGGTTATTTTTCATTTGACAATTGGGTTTCAACTATTATCTTTGGAGTGATTAGTGGAGGAATCTTTGGATTAATTATTGATTCCATTGGGAAAAGCAAAACTATTAAATAATTGTCGATTTTAATTCTACCCAAAATAGACAGTTCACAGACATTGATTTGATTAATTTTCTACTGTTGATTGTGAGTGTCGATTAATTGGTTTAA
The Carnobacterium mobile DSM 4848 genome window above contains:
- a CDS encoding helix-turn-helix domain-containing protein, giving the protein MEISHEIKKRRTELNITQEELAERLNVTRAAVSNWEVGRNYPDIQLLLKISDELNISLDQLLRGDKTMVSSIDKKN
- a CDS encoding replication initiation protein produces the protein MKQWRTIGKREFSLDELKRLLDTPDYYLPSHIDKNILKPVMRELPQFFPGLKIKKVKDNTRGNPVKSYIFTWKSEKSEKWIDGKYDKKSMSSGKVVRKEKIT
- a CDS encoding replication initiation protein, encoding MVREEFSLDELKRLLDTPDYYLPSHIDKNILKPVMRELPQFFPGLKIKKVKDNTRGNPVKSYIFTWKSEKSEKWIDGKYDKKSMSSGKVVRKEKLPEWAKEDYIQPKETMLSKEKQDELNERLARIRSN
- a CDS encoding RepB family plasmid replication initiator protein codes for the protein MLAHEKYSLTSRGLLNYPTILLLITNGLRKQWKIWLKKLAKFIYIERTSNSLELMNLFSRFRVDWSNDLSDMTATVKVTEEFEYVVNRLNVEFTSYELEEFTLIRSTYAKNRLSFIETMADNW
- the mobV gene encoding MobV family relaxase, whose protein sequence is MAHVQKFTRGNLNGLSIHLDRKTDNHSNKEIDPEKTYLNYDLCQKEGDTLSRLNDRLKEVYCMKREDVKVGCSWIVTLPSTLKEKNEQDQREFFEKTYAFLTERYGGEKNVLSAQVHNDETTPHLHFAFIPVVGRQKKQREKVSAKEVLNRNDLQKFHGELDTFLKKELPEIYQEGILNGETFDLDSVKDIKKYAKQIQEKKEDLSKELELFSEPKKVFEQVKKTSKKSLFGDKVTLPYSEFEKLKTLSLSGIKLKIEDDKKTVAANKEINDLNKRVQQADQRAEQFEEKATDYENKLDTVSLELTDSNRKKIVYKSLLKDTGRELDVSSLEIKGRLVIDNVENGRLPKSEDKTKKWISVLEQNKEAGTIPLNRLESILDTLKALLEKLLNRELSFSLDSLKSRNTELKANQKPKQSNSVKRGR
- a CDS encoding helix-turn-helix transcriptional regulator — its product is MDNRIKIARVQVSLTQQQLAEKVDVTRQTISLIEKGKYNPSLKLCLNICHAVNKTLDELFWKERD
- a CDS encoding RepB family plasmid replication initiator protein; this encodes MSNEVVKYHNDLNTVPMRNWTSEEMNFFFAIIAKLRDVSTREIQFDKQGLTELSNYSLTHNKRFEETMENLVKKISQIHYIERTSNSLELMNLFSRFRVDWSNDLSDMTATVKVTEEFEYVVNRLNVEFTSYELEEFTLIRSTYAKTVYRY